Proteins found in one Brachypodium distachyon strain Bd21 chromosome 5, Brachypodium_distachyon_v3.0, whole genome shotgun sequence genomic segment:
- the LOC100827842 gene encoding adenine phosphoribosyltransferase 2 codes for MGQQEKSGETGGGNMEEAAAKENGRAADPRLQGISDAIRVVPHFPKPGIMFNDITALLLRPGVFKDAVDMFVERYRGMGIAAVAGIEARGFVFGPAIALAIGAKFIPLRKPGKLPGEVISETYVLEYGTDCLEMHVGATEQGERVVVVDDLVATGGTLSAAIRLLERAGADVVECACLIGLPKFKDFYKLNGKPVYILVESRK; via the exons ATGGGGCAGCAAGAGAAGAGCGGcgagaccggcggcggcaacatggaggaggcggcggccaaggagaacggccgcgccgccgatcCGCGCCTCCAGGGCATTTCCGACGCCATCCGCGTCGTCCCCCACTTCCCCAAGCCAG GGATCATGTTCAACGACATcacggcgctgctgctgcggcctGGCGTGTTCAAGGACGCCGTGGACATGTTCGTGGAGCGCTACCGCGGCATGGGCATCGCGGCCGTCGCAG GTATTGAAGCCAGAGGATTCGTATTTGGCCCGGCGATCGCATTAGCCATCGGAGCGAAATTCATACCGTTGCGCAAACCTGGGAAACTCCCAG GCGAGGTGATTTCCGAGACTTATGTGCTTGAGTATGGGACGGATTGCTTGGAGATGCATGTCGGAGCCACTGAACAGGGGGAGCGCGTAGTGGTCGTTGATGATTTGGTTGCAACCGGTGGGACACTTTCTGCAGCTATAAGACTTCTCG AACGTGCTGGAGCTGACGTTGTTGAGTGTGCATGCCTCATTGGACTTCCTAAATTTAAG GATTTCTACAAGCTCAACGGAAAGCCAGTTTATATACTGGTGGAGTCCCGCAAATAG
- the LOC100831616 gene encoding septin and tuftelin-interacting protein 1 homolog 1 yields the protein MAAPMPGRLAFTSPAVAKMMRLWNYEEGSGLGVHGQGIIAPIQPTAWPQKAGLGHRDKPYDNGLDAPPTAAPANDEWLHQWEVLSRAQRLETECFEKTLALLQELKLQGDDSPETADALAAVIKSREVFQLENHTPGMWKAALPSSTTRYIIEQIVTPKIAMGAQEWQPAWDPDCHDWLRPWIPLISHLPRSLYDAVEGKITSRIDDYDVVSPWKDYLDPACWDAFAARHVLPKIARLVRELRITPPKQADRSFRWAMLWAPLVRVQHVVSILEDAEFWDRWEGALRHWLRSSKPSFGEADAWCAGWKNLFTPELLADERVRAHLHEGAGMVDRARQDLDTLVFSW from the coding sequence ATGGCAGCACCTATGCCAGGCAGGCTTGCGTTCACCAGCCCCGCGGTGGCAAAGATGATGCGTCTCTGGAACTACGAGGAGGGCTCGGGCCTCGGCGTGCATGGCCAAGGGATCATCGCCCCGATACAGCCCACCGCGTGGCCGCAGAAAGCCGGCCTCGGCCATCGCGACAAGCCTTACGACAACGGCCTGGACGCTCCACCGACGGCCGCGCCGGCCAACGACGAGTGGCTCCATCAGTGGGAGGTGCTTTCACGCGCCCAGCGGCTCGAAACGGAGTGCTTCGAGAAGACCCTGGCGCTGCTGCAAGAATTGAAGCTTCAAGGCGACGACAGCCCTGAGACGGCCGACGCCCTGGCAGCGGTCATCAAGTCCCGGGAGGTGTTCCAGCTGGAGAATCACACGCCGGGGATGTGGAAAGCCGCGCTGCCTTCTTCCACCACGCGGTACATCATCGAGCAGATCGTCACGCCCAAGATCGCCATGGGAGCGCAGGAGTGGCAGCCGGCGTGGGACCCGGACTGCCACGACTGGCTGCGCCCGTGGATTCCCCTGATCAGCCACCTGCCAAGGAGCCTCTACGACGCCGTGGAAGGCAAGATCACGAGCAGGATCGACGACTACGACGTCGTGTCGCCATGGAAAGACTACCTCGACCCGGCGTGTTGGGACGCCTTCGCGGCGCGTCACGTGCTGCCCAAGATCGCGCGGTTGGTGCGGGAGCTGAGGATCACGCCGCCGAAGCAGGCCGACCGGTCGTTCCGATGGGCGATGCTGTGGGCGCCCCTCGTGCGCGTGCAGCACGTGGTGTCGATCTTGGAAGACGCCGAGTTTTGGGACAGGTGGGAAGGCGCGCTGCGCCATTGGCTGCGGTCCAGCAAGCCCTCCTTTGGGGAGGCCGACGCGTGGTGCGCCGGATGGAAGAACCTCTTCACGCCGGAGCTGCTCGCCGACGAACGCGTGCGAGCGCATCTCCACGAGGGCGCTGGCATGGTCGATCGTGCAAGGCAAGACCTTGACACTCTTGTATTTAGTTGGTAG
- the LOC100831314 gene encoding trafficking protein particle complex subunit 2: MATTACFVIVSKNDIPIYEAEVGSAPKKEDLAYHHQFILHAALDVVQDLAWTTSAMFLKSVDRFNDLVVSVYVTAGHTRFMLLHDSRSEDGIKGFFQEVHELYIKIFLNPLYLPGSRIASSHFDTKVRALARKYL, from the exons ATGGCCACTACAGCATGCTTCGTGATTGTAAGTAAGAATGACATCCCAATCTATGAGGCAGAAGTTGGATCCGCGCCCAAA AAAGAAGATCTGGCTTATCACCATCAGTTCATCCTGCATGCTGCGTTAGATGTTGTTCAGGACCTGGCGTGGACCACAAGTGCAAT GTTCCTGAAGTCAGTTGATAGATTCAATGACCTTGTGGTGTCTGTTTATGTAACTGCTGGTC ATACTAGATTCATGTTGCTTCACGATTCACGTAGCGAGGATGGAATAAAAGGGTTTTTTCAAGAGGTTCATGAACTTTACATCAAG ATATTCCTCAATCCCCTCTATCTGCCCGGCTCTCGTATCGCATCCTCTCATTTTGATACCAAGGTCAGGGCTCTTGCAAGGAAGTATCTGTAG
- the LOC100828150 gene encoding uncharacterized protein LOC100828150, which yields MNSSAETNAGGDNGNTAAAVVVVERVVTVEYLEQSMSRSLLGKFPDSSAFDFDYSQSGIWSPINKIPSAEPASGGKAGAGSRDFLIAKSKRRARAGSRIKDGAGGGGKSRWRRRRLRRDGSFLDIHETGRAKLDFSPPMASPSPAKEGWRRVLKAAIRKFKARHRRSRPAPLLQMMLPML from the exons ATGAACAGCTCGGCCGAGACAAACGCCGGAGGCGACAACGGCAACACAGCCgccgcggtggtggtggtggagcgCGTGGTGACGGTGGAGTACCTGGAGCAGTCCATGTCAAGGAGCCTGCTGGGCAAGTTCCCCGACTCCTCTGCCTTCGACTTCGACTACTCCCAGAGCGGCATCTGGTCGCCGATCAACAAGATCCCGAGCGCGGAGCCGGCCTCCGGCGGCAAAGCCGGAGCTGGCTCCAGGGACTTCCTCATCGCCAAGTCGAAGCGCAGGGCGAGGGCCGGGAGCAGGATCaaggacggcgccggcggtggcggtaaGTCGAGGTGGCGTcgccggcggctgcggcgggaCGGCTCCTTCCTCGACATCCATGAGACGGGCAGGGCGAAGCTGGACTTCTCGCCGCCTATGGCATCGCCTTCCCCTGCAAAG gaggggtggaggaggGTGCTCAAGGCGGCGATCAGGAAGTTCAAGGCGCGGCACCGCCGGTCCCGGCCGGCTCCTCTGCTCCAGATGATGCTGCCAATGCTGTGA